The following proteins are co-located in the Myxococcus fulvus genome:
- a CDS encoding 1-deoxy-D-xylulose-5-phosphate synthase N-terminal domain-containing protein, translating into MVQVPLEERARRIRRTILRLAATPVGCHLGGSLSMVELLVVLLGRVMNVRPQEPRWEERDSLILSKGHAAAGLYAALAEFGFIDAEELVQRYNAEGSPYTGHVSAAVPGVEFPTGSLGHGVGLGVGMALGHRLRQRANRVFVICGDGEMGEGSNWEALQIAAQHKLSGLTVLVDRNGGQNDGPTESILSQAALVQRLSAFGLGTVEVDGHDLEALASALEAPAEGPRAIVANTKKGAGVPMLRGKGPHYATFNPEQLKRALASLGEVTP; encoded by the coding sequence ATGGTCCAGGTACCCCTCGAGGAGCGCGCTCGTCGCATCCGCCGGACCATCCTCCGGCTCGCCGCCACGCCCGTGGGCTGTCACCTGGGGGGCTCGCTCTCCATGGTGGAGCTGCTCGTGGTGCTGCTCGGACGGGTGATGAACGTGCGGCCCCAGGAGCCCCGCTGGGAGGAGCGCGACTCGCTCATCCTCTCCAAGGGCCACGCCGCCGCCGGGCTCTACGCCGCCCTGGCCGAGTTCGGCTTCATCGATGCTGAAGAACTGGTGCAACGCTACAACGCGGAGGGTAGTCCCTATACCGGACACGTGAGCGCGGCGGTGCCGGGTGTCGAGTTCCCCACGGGGAGCCTGGGACACGGCGTGGGACTGGGCGTGGGAATGGCGCTGGGACATCGGCTGCGGCAGCGCGCCAACCGCGTGTTCGTCATCTGTGGAGACGGTGAGATGGGCGAGGGCTCCAACTGGGAGGCGCTGCAAATCGCGGCGCAGCACAAGCTGAGCGGGCTCACGGTGCTGGTGGACCGCAACGGCGGACAGAACGACGGGCCCACGGAGAGCATCCTCTCCCAGGCCGCGCTGGTGCAGCGGCTCTCCGCGTTCGGCCTGGGCACCGTGGAGGTGGACGGGCACGACCTGGAGGCGCTGGCCTCCGCGCTGGAGGCGCCCGCCGAGGGGCCTCGCGCGATTGTGGCGAACACGAAGAAGGGCGCGGGGGTGCCGATGCTGCGCGGCAAGGGGCCGCACTACGCGACGTTCAACCCGGAGCAGCTCAAGCGGGCGCTCGCGTCGCTGGGTGAGGTGACGCCGTGA
- a CDS encoding transketolase family protein: protein MTSSTSSGADLLTAPSDWLAEQPGLSNRLVFRHALARLADQDERVVLLEADLAGGGDPYAARHPERFLNLGICEAAMLDIASGMAATGHVVFAHTFAPFGAMRACEQVRLGLAYARANVKLVCDYGGLSGAFFGPTHHAIEDLAILRAMPGMTVVSPADGLETIQATRAVLELEGPVYLRLGRNRVTRLDVARPAFALGRAMCLREGGDVGIIAHGEVGVSVALDVASRLETQGVSARVVNLHTLKPFDEEALLETAERTRLLVTVEEHSILGGLGGAVCESVASHGLGRRVVRAGIQDRYDSTAGTHESLLQRHGLEAGALVETILGALPRPRLAALAPARRG, encoded by the coding sequence GTGACGAGCTCCACCTCCAGCGGCGCGGACCTGCTGACGGCGCCCTCGGACTGGCTCGCGGAGCAGCCGGGCCTGTCCAACCGGCTGGTGTTCCGGCACGCGCTGGCCAGGCTCGCGGACCAGGATGAGCGCGTGGTGCTGCTCGAGGCGGACCTGGCGGGAGGTGGAGACCCGTACGCCGCGCGCCACCCGGAGCGTTTCCTCAACCTGGGCATCTGCGAGGCGGCGATGCTGGACATCGCCAGCGGCATGGCGGCCACCGGCCACGTCGTCTTCGCCCACACCTTCGCCCCCTTCGGGGCGATGCGCGCGTGCGAGCAGGTGCGGCTGGGGCTGGCCTATGCGCGCGCCAACGTGAAGCTGGTGTGCGACTACGGCGGCCTGTCCGGCGCATTCTTCGGCCCCACGCACCACGCCATCGAGGACCTGGCCATCCTGCGCGCCATGCCGGGCATGACGGTGGTGTCGCCGGCGGACGGGCTGGAGACGATCCAGGCGACGCGGGCGGTGCTGGAGCTGGAGGGCCCGGTGTACCTGCGGCTCGGCCGCAACCGCGTCACGCGGCTGGACGTGGCCCGGCCCGCCTTCGCCCTGGGGCGCGCCATGTGCCTGCGCGAGGGCGGCGACGTGGGCATCATCGCGCACGGAGAAGTGGGCGTGAGCGTGGCGCTGGACGTGGCGTCGCGGCTGGAGACCCAGGGCGTCTCCGCGCGCGTGGTGAACCTGCACACGCTCAAGCCCTTCGACGAGGAGGCGCTCCTGGAGACGGCCGAGCGCACCCGGCTGCTCGTCACGGTGGAGGAGCACTCCATCCTCGGCGGCCTGGGCGGCGCGGTGTGCGAGAGCGTGGCGAGTCACGGCCTGGGCCGGCGCGTGGTGCGGGCGGGCATCCAGGACCGCTACGACTCCACGGCCGGCACGCACGAGTCGCTGCTGCAGCGCCACGGCCTGGAGGCGGGCGCGCTGGTGGAGACGATTCTCGGCGCCCTGCCCCGCCCCCGGCTGGCGGCGCTGGCACCCGCCAGGAGGGGATGA
- a CDS encoding AMP-binding protein produces the protein MDARFGSGPTPEQAALYRSRGWWRDETVLDDLRRAIQKHPDKPAIVAARYFAKDVTRISYAQLGRYAERFAGALVSLGVARGELVAVQLPNWWQFTALALACARIGAVIAPIPPDYRRREVEFILGRTESSVYIGPLSWSGHSHRDMLREAASSLPALKHRVFIGAEGATQAGELDFEAYFVERRWEEEVDPATLDARSARADDICNVLYTSGTTGEPKGVVHSHNTNFGITRAIADVMALGEDDVVCLPSLLTASSGFTYLYLMAVNLGATAVYMDVGDPELTLRCIQEHGVTFMYGIPTYVMNVIAAKKKRGGETSSLRRLSTGSIPVPPHLIAAVRESFGVPLHTLWGMTENGAVTITRRDDPPDWPSHSDGRPVEWMEVKIVPALAEDGSPYPEGTGRLLVRGASQCLGYFKREDIYRASVDAEGWFDTGDLARDDGRGGIRIVGRLKDVIFRYGQKVPVVEVESALYSHPKVKEVAVIGHSDDRIGGERVCAVVVARDEAPTLDELRAHLKGLGMSNQYWPDRLEVVEEMPKTPSGKIRKYLLRERLKGPTAKVG, from the coding sequence ATGGACGCACGGTTCGGAAGCGGCCCCACGCCAGAGCAGGCGGCGCTGTACCGGAGCAGGGGCTGGTGGCGTGACGAGACGGTGCTGGACGACCTGCGTCGAGCCATCCAGAAGCACCCGGACAAGCCGGCCATCGTGGCGGCCCGCTACTTCGCCAAGGACGTCACGCGCATCAGCTACGCCCAGCTGGGACGGTACGCGGAGCGCTTCGCGGGCGCGCTCGTGTCGCTGGGCGTGGCCCGGGGCGAGCTGGTGGCGGTGCAGCTTCCCAACTGGTGGCAGTTCACCGCGCTGGCGCTGGCGTGCGCGCGAATCGGCGCCGTCATCGCCCCGATTCCTCCCGACTACCGGCGCCGCGAGGTGGAGTTCATCCTCGGCAGGACGGAATCCTCCGTCTACATCGGACCGCTGAGCTGGAGCGGCCACTCGCACCGGGACATGCTGCGCGAGGCCGCGTCGTCGCTGCCGGCTTTGAAGCACCGCGTCTTCATCGGCGCGGAGGGCGCCACCCAGGCGGGCGAGCTGGACTTCGAGGCGTACTTCGTCGAGCGGCGCTGGGAGGAGGAAGTCGACCCGGCGACGTTGGACGCCAGGTCCGCGCGCGCCGACGACATCTGCAACGTCCTCTACACCTCCGGCACCACGGGCGAGCCCAAGGGCGTGGTCCACTCGCACAACACCAACTTCGGCATCACCCGCGCCATCGCGGACGTCATGGCCCTGGGCGAGGACGATGTGGTGTGCCTGCCGTCGCTGCTCACCGCCTCCAGCGGATTTACTTACCTGTACTTGATGGCGGTGAACCTGGGGGCGACGGCTGTCTACATGGACGTGGGCGACCCGGAGCTGACGCTGCGCTGCATCCAGGAGCACGGCGTCACGTTCATGTATGGGATTCCCACGTATGTGATGAACGTCATCGCGGCGAAGAAGAAGCGCGGCGGTGAAACATCCTCGTTGCGACGGCTGTCCACCGGCTCCATCCCCGTGCCGCCGCACCTCATCGCCGCGGTCCGCGAGAGTTTTGGCGTGCCACTGCACACGCTGTGGGGGATGACGGAGAACGGCGCGGTGACGATTACGCGGCGCGACGACCCGCCGGACTGGCCGTCCCACAGCGACGGGCGCCCGGTGGAGTGGATGGAGGTGAAGATTGTCCCCGCGCTGGCGGAGGACGGCTCGCCCTATCCGGAGGGTACGGGACGGCTGCTCGTCCGGGGCGCGAGCCAGTGCCTGGGCTACTTCAAGCGGGAGGACATCTACCGCGCGAGCGTGGACGCGGAGGGTTGGTTCGACACGGGGGACCTCGCGCGGGACGACGGGCGCGGGGGCATCCGCATCGTCGGGCGGCTCAAGGACGTCATCTTCCGCTACGGCCAGAAGGTGCCGGTGGTGGAGGTGGAGTCGGCGCTGTACTCGCATCCGAAGGTGAAGGAGGTGGCCGTCATCGGTCACTCCGACGACCGCATCGGCGGCGAGCGGGTGTGCGCGGTGGTCGTGGCGCGCGACGAGGCGCCGACGCTGGACGAGCTGCGCGCGCACTTGAAGGGCCTGGGCATGTCCAACCAGTACTGGCCGGACCGGCTGGAGGTGGTGGAGGAGATGCCCAAGACGCCGTCGGGAAAGATTCGCAAGTACCTGCTGCGCGAGCGGCTCAAGGGCCCCACCGCCAAGGTGGGCTGA
- a CDS encoding phosphopantetheine-binding protein — MSTDTSTTPLQDKLAAYWRELLGAEVVRQQDHFLEVGGNSLMATMLANRIEEELGVQLSMVDLFDTLEHVTAVCEEQLREQGRTFPAA, encoded by the coding sequence GTGAGCACTGACACGAGCACCACGCCGCTTCAGGACAAGCTCGCCGCGTACTGGCGCGAGCTGCTGGGGGCGGAGGTGGTGAGGCAGCAGGACCACTTCCTGGAGGTGGGCGGCAACTCGCTGATGGCGACGATGCTCGCCAACCGCATCGAGGAGGAGCTGGGCGTCCAGCTCTCCATGGTGGACCTGTTCGACACGCTGGAGCACGTCACCGCGGTCTGCGAGGAGCAGCTGCGCGAGCAGGGCCGCACCTTCCCCGCGGCTTGA